A stretch of Cicer arietinum cultivar CDC Frontier isolate Library 1 chromosome 5, Cicar.CDCFrontier_v2.0, whole genome shotgun sequence DNA encodes these proteins:
- the LOC101493956 gene encoding uncharacterized protein, producing the protein MESSKTLSNLKNYSQENTLMSTYEIGESCLEGGKEGLRRHQRTYSDSMLCDQQQEVVPYWLKDLLDEDGPTELEDKPLSCKTHRRSSSDSIAYVHNNTVIIDDSKIKEQPSFQHHQSRTTDSKRGGVKRHSAQQYRARKVQYIAELERGIQSLQAEGYEVSAELEFLDQQNLILGMENRALKQRLDSLSQEHFVKCLEQEMLEREITRLRNLYQQQQHKQHQQKQNYGRNRSKRQLDIDSSIAKFSLKNKGTESHKVR; encoded by the exons ATGGAAAGTTCAAAAACTTTATCGAATTTGAAAAACTACTCTCAAGAAAACACATTAATGAGTACATATGAAATAGGTGAATCGTGTTTAGAAGGTGGTAAAGAAGGACTAAGAAGACATCAACGTACATATTCTGATAGCATGCTATGTGATCAGCAGCAAGAAGTAGTTCCTTATTGGTTGAAAGATTTGCTTGATGAGGATGGACCCACAGAGTTAGAAGATAAGCCTCTTTCATGCAAGACTCATAGACGTTCATCAAGTGACTCCATAGCATATGTACATAATAACACGGTAATAATTGATGACTCTAAAATCAAGGAACAACCCTCATTTCAACATCATCAATCTAGAACTACTGATTCAAAACGAGGTGGTGTCAAAAG gCATTCAGCTCAACAGTACCGGGCTAGGAAAGTTCAATATATTGCTGAACTAGAAAGAGGTATCCAATCTTTACAG GCAGAAGGATATGAAGTTTCAGCGGAGCTTGAATTTCTTGATCAACAGAACCTGATATTAGGTATGGAGAACAGGGCCCTCAAACAACGCTTAGACAGTTTATCCCAAGAGCACTTCGTCAAATGTT TGGAGCAAGAAATGCTTGAGAGAGAGATCACAAGGCTTCGAAATctttatcaacaacaacaacacaaacaGCACCAGCAAAAGCAAAATTATGGTAGGAATCGATCTAAACGTCAATTAGATATTGATTCCTCAATTGCCAAATTTTCTTTGAAGAATAAAGGAACTGAATCGCATAAAGTCAGATAA